In Parabacteroides sp. FAFU027, the genomic stretch ATTAAAAAGTCGGTGTAACTTGTTTGATGGTTCCGTCTTCATTGAACTCCATCTTATCAAGGCAAACTTCGCGGTGGAAACCTGCTGGATCCCCCATTTTGATTCCGTCAGGATATGGGAAACGGTGGTAAACGATATACCATTCGTCTTTTCCAGGAATCTGCAAAACAGAATTATGACCGGTTCCGTAAATTCCTTTTTCCGGAGCTTTAGCAATGACAATATTGTTAGCCGGAATATCCAATGGACCAAGAGGAGACTTAGACATACCGTAACGAACCTTATAGTTCGGGCTGCGGGTATCATCATCCGACCACAAGAAATAGTAAGTGCCTTTTCTGTAGAAAACATAAGTTCCTTCGCGGAAAGTACGGTCAACCTTGATGGTTTTGATTGTCTCTTTTTTGATTGAAACCATGTCTTTGTTCAATTCGGCAACCGCCATATATCCGTTCCCCCAGTAAAGATAACATTTTTTGCTGACTGGATCCTGAAAAACATCCGGGTCAATCTCCTGACCACCTCTTACGCCTGCAGGTCTTTCTGCAACAATCGGTTTGCCTGAATCCTTAAACGGACCGGTTGGATTATCCGCAACTGCTACTCCAATCTTCTGAGCAGCTGTAAAATAATAATAGTATCTATACTTCTTGCCTTTGCCCATTTCAATGATACAGGGAGCCCACGCGTTGCGATTTGCCCAGGAAACATCTTTCTTCAGGTCGAGGATAACTCCTTCATCTTTCCAGTTTTTCAAATCGGAAGATGAGAATGTTTTGAAGTAAGTTCCACTCCATCCGTCAAAGCCATCACTGGTCGGATAAATATAATATTTGCCGGTCTTTTTAGCGTAAAGCACTTCTGGGTCGGCAAAGTAACCGGTTAATACCGGATTATTCTGAGTAAATGTGAAGTTTGCAGGTCTTCCCCATTTTGCAATCAGGGCATTCAGCTCCTGGCGGGTAATAGGCATTACCGTTCCGTGACGTGGATGGAAATCCATAGTCACATCCTGGTCAATTACCGTAAAGTTTGTCAGATCCGAACTTCTGGTAAACTGATATTTTCCTTTCATGTACATATCGTACATCAGGACATAGTCGTTAGTGTTATTCAGTTTAAAGGTTCCGGCTCCTTCTACAGCTTCTGGTGTCTGCTGAAGGTATTTATCATATTCCTCCCATTTTCCGGAAGTCAGATCTTTTGTTGTCGCTCTTTTGATGCCATTGCCGTGGCCTTCGGTTTTATAAAACAGATAAAAGGTAGAGTCTTTATAAACGATATCACCGTCGATACACGATTTCTTATCAGCCGGAACAAACAACGGTTTGGGTTCACCTTCAAGATCGGTAAAATCTTTATTGGCATAAGCATAATAGATGACATCCGGTCCGCCACTATACTGCATTGACCAGTAGATCAGGTATTTCTTTGCATTGGCATCATAAATCGTTTGCGGAGCCCATACGCGTTTCAGGTTTTCCTGCCCCGCATATTTCTTTTGAATATTGATTACAGTCGATTTCCAGTTTACCAGGTTATCAGATTTCAACAATACCATAGCACGGTTGGAATCCCAACCTTTGGCACATACCATATCCGTCGCTACCATGTAGAATGTACCATCTTCGCCACGCAGGATATGCGGATCGCGTACTCCTCCTGTTTCACTGATGGCTGCGGAATTCAGTACGGGCTGATTATTATTCAGCGCATAATAGTTATACCCATTGCTACTGACGGCAAAGTGAATAGACTCGTCGGCTTTGGCATTTCCTGTAAAATAGACAAAAAGATAAGCCACAAAATCTTTCGGCTGTAATGCCGGTAACAATTCTCCAGCGAATGAACTCATTAATTTGCCGGCAAATAATAAGAAAAAGAGAAGCGCTCTTTTCCACTGACCTTTTTTCATGTACGTTAATGATTAATTATAGATTAAATTTGATTCCAACGATAGATTTGAAAACCTGTAAACATTATGCTTTTCTCATCATCAAGCACAACTATTGATATTACAAAATTAGGGCAATTGAATAAAAAGCAAGATACAGTAATTAGTCAGAATAGTACATTATCAGGTCATTTTGTCATTAATCTCAGGGCGAATTATTATTGTAACTGAATTGATCGTCTTCTCCTGATTTATTTTTCGCCAGTTTCATTACATAACACATTATACAACGGAAAAATCTATTCTGTTGCTTGAGTAAGCAGTCGAATATCCCCCGGGGAGTACTTTGTATTAAGCAATTTTCAGAGGCTCAAATCCCGATAACCCCTTATAAATTCGTAATATTGCAGTGAAATTCACCATCACCATTTATTGACCATGATCAGATACAGACTAAGTTTTCTTATTCTTCTTTTAGTTGTATTCTTTCAGAATCTATTTTCTGAGCCCTCCCGTCTCCATTTCGAGAATTTTCCTTACTCAGATAAGCTTCCATCCAACTCTGTCATCCGCATCTTTAACGATAAGGAGGGTTACATGTGGTTTGGGACCAAAGACGGGTTATGCCGTTTTGACGGTTACGATGTGAAAGTATTCCGTTCGAGCGCTTTTACTCCCGGCAAATTGACCAACAATGAAATTCAATGCATTGCCGAAGACAATAATAACCGGATCTGGGTAGGTACGCTGGAAGGTATTAATATTATTGACAAGAAAAGCTATTCGATCACCACGCTCGATAATCCTTATCTTAAAAAAGAACGAATCAACAACCTGGTTATTGATTCTAAAGGCTACATCTGGGTAGCGACATCCAATAACGGGGTATTGTGTTTTGAACCCAATTCAGAACATTACATCCGGTATTCCACCGATGCAAACTCTCCTTTAAAGTTAAAATACAACTCAGTCAGCCAGATTTTCGAAGACCGTGCGAGTCGCATCTGGCTCTCAACCTGGAAAGGCGGGGCTTGCTGGATAGACAAATCGAGAAAGAAGATCTCATTTGCCCCTCAAATAGGTGCATCTAATAATCCGTTCCGCATTATGCAGGATAAGAGCGGACTCTACTGGGTCTGTACCTGGGGCGACGGCATTTTCAATATGACAGTCGATGCGGCTAACAGAATCACGGTTCGCCCTTTGCCGGTCTCAGCCCAATCGTCTAAAAAGGTAGATGATATTGTATATAGTATCGTTCAGGACGACAAGTACGGATACATCTGGGCTATCACATTCAATGGTTTAATCCTTATTTCCAAAGATAACGCGAATTCCTACGTCGTATCTGATGCAGATAAGTTTTTCACCTCCTCTTCCAATAAACTATTTCACGAAATCATCAAAGACCGGAAGGGCAATTTGTGGCTCGGTTCTGTTGGTGATGGTCTGTTTAAGCTCGACTTCAATAAGCTTGTCATCAACAACTATCCGTTGAGCGAGTTTATCAGCAGTTACAATTTCGCCCCTTATATCACCCGTTTTTGCGAACTACCATCTGGCGAAATCTATATTGTAGCCAACCGGATCGGTTTGTTCCAGTTTGATTTGAAAAGCGGCAATATCAAACGTCCCGCCAACACTGTTGCCAAAAACATGAGAAGCATCAGTGCTTTGAAATACATCTCAAAAAACAATGAAATCTGGATGGCAAATGAAGGGGATAACTACATCCAGACATTCCGTAAAAGCAGCTCCGGAGATTTGGATTATGTAAAAACCTTGCCTCTGGATAAAACACACTCCTCTGAAAATAGTATTTCAACGCTTTACGAAGACTCTCGTGGAAATGTATGGATCGGATCAAACCGTGGGCTTTTTATTCAGTCAGGTAATGCCGATATCCGAAAAATGTCGCCCGGGTTAGAGTTTGTAAATACCATTTGCGAAGACAAAGAGAAGAACATCTGGGTGGGAACCGAAAAAGAGGGCGTCTATATATTTCACCCACAGAATCAGGGTGGGAAAATAACCTACACCTCATCCCGGTTAAACCTGACCATAGATAACTACCAAAGCCTGAGCGTACAAAGCATCTGCTGTACGAAAAACGGCGATATCTATATCGGAACAAAAGAGGGATGTATCTACTTTTACAATGCCAAAGAGCATACCGCTACCGATATCAGCGGTCTTTACGGCATTACCGAAGAGGGAATCATGGATATTCTGGAAGATGATTTCGGCATGCTTTGGATTACTTCGGTGAAAAAAATCATCAAGTACAATCCGCAAACCCATACTGCGACCTATTTTTCCAATTCTGACGGGATGCTGATCTCTTCCTTTTACAAAGACTCACATCTGAAACTCAAATCAGGCCAAATCCTCTATGGTGGAAATAACGGTATCTGCGCCTTCAATCCGGCCAGCCACATCAACCCTTCTCACTCAAGTAAACAACAGGTGGCATTGACAGATATCCTGATTCAGAATAAATCAATCTTTGACGATACCGATTTCCAGCATTTCAACGCACGTAAAAACAGAGTTGTACTGAAAAGCGACGAAAGTAACCTGAGTATTGAGTTCTCGGCTCTTGACATCGCATCAGCAGGGAAAATTCAGTATGCTTACATGCTTTCAGGCGTTGATAAAGACTGGACTTATGTTGGAAATAACCGCCGCTTCGTCAACTATGCCAACCTCCCTACCGGAACTTATACGTTTCTGGTAAAAGCCTGTGATGAAAACGGCATCTGGAGTGATAAAGTTACCTCGCTGGAGATCAAAATCCTTCCCCCGGCTTACAAAACATGGTGGGCGTATCTGATCTACCTGGCACTGCTGGGTGCTGCGGCTTATTTTATGTCAAGAATGGTGGTTAACCGTATCCGCCTCCGTAACGAACTGAAGATTTCCAACATCGAGAAGCTGAAGTCGGAAGAGCTGGCGCAAATCAAGCTGCGCTACTTTACCAATATCTCCCACGAACTGCTGACGCCGTTAACAATCATCATGCTGATTATCGAAGGGCTGCAAAAACGCTACAAAAGCGACTCTGCGCAGTTTGATATTATGAAGGCAAATGCCAACCGCCTGAAAAGATTGATTCAGCAGATTCTTATTTTCCGGAAAACAGAAAGCGGAAATATGAAGCTGAAGATTCAGGAGAGCGATGTGATTGCATTTGTCAATAGCATTTGCCAGTCCAACTTCCAACCGTTGACGGTAGAGAAGAATATCAAATTCTCCATTATCTCGGACGAGCAGAGCTACATGGCCTACTTCGACCCGGATAAGCTGGATAAGATTCTCTACAACCTGCTGTCAAATGCCTTTAAATATACGCCAAACGGTGGTGAGATTGCTGTTAAGATGAGCTTCATTCCCCGGATGGAGGATGTTATCCTCCGCCTCTCCGTTTCAGATAATGGAGCAGGTATTGCCGAGGAAGATATTCCGCATATCTTTAAGCGCTTTTACATCAGTAGCGCTTCTGACCAGAGCCAGAGTCACGGTATCGGATTGGCATTAACCTACGATCTTATCCAGTTGCATAAAGGAAATATCGAAGTGAAAAGCCAGTTGGGCGAAGGGGCTGTATTTACCTTTGAAATCCCGGTATCGAGAGAATCCTACTCCGACGATGAGATTTATGTAGAGGAAGAACCTCAGGAGACAATCCCGGCGGTACCCGAACTCACCGGACACGATGATGTGATCCTGACTCCGGAGCAACAGGAAACTCAGGAGAACCAGACAATCCTGGTAGTGGAAGACAATCGCGAGCTGAACACGTTGATTGTTGAGAACTTCCGTCCGAAATACAATGTCCTCTCTGCCGAAAACGGGGTGCAGGCATTGGAACTCCTGAAAGAAAACGAGGTGGACCTGATCATCAGCGATATCATGATGCCGGAGATGGACGGACTCTCCTTCTGCAAGCTGGTGAAGAACGACATCTCCACCAGCCACATCAATATGCTGATGCTGACGGCGAAAAACAGTATCGAGGATCGTATCGAATGTTACAATGCCGGTGCTGATGCTTATATTTCCAAGCCATTTGAACTCCGTGTACTCGATGCCCGTGCCGAAAACCTGATCAGCCGGAGAAGACAGAAGAATGTTTCCTTCCAAAGTAACCAGGATATCAACATCACCGAAATGGAATACGGTTCCATCGACGAGACCTTCCTGCAACAGGCGGTGAAAGCGGTAGAGGATAAACTGGCGGATATCGCTTTCGACTTCGACCAGTTTGCCATCGATATGGGGACTTCCAAATCGACCCTGCACCGTAAGCTGAAATCATTGACAGGATTGTCACCCGGCGAATTTATCCGCAATATCCGCCTGAAGCACGCCGCAAAAATGCTGGTCAACCACGTGGGTAATATCTCGGATATCGCTTATGCGGTAGGATTTAATGACCCGAAATACTTCAGTCGCTGCTTCAAGACTGAATTTGGTCTTACTCCGAAAGAGTATATCGATTCTCACAAAGCATAATAGCAAAGCCGCCGGATGGTTGTCCGGCGGCTTTGTTTTTGGGGGTTATCGTAAGAATAAAAGGATAATCTTAGCTGAAATGTAGAGGTGAGTGGTATCAAAACTGTTTTAAGTTTTCAAACTATCAATATCCAATACAACTTACATTTCTCTATTACGCGTCAAGCGGCCTGAAGCCGCTGATCGCTAGCACACACCGAACAGCGGCTTCAGGCCGCTTGTCGGATTACTCCAACTAATAATAATGCTAACGCAAAGACAATCATAAAGACACCACATATTTTCATCCATATTGCATTAGACTTACTCTTTAATATGTTGTAGAATTTTGAGCCCTCTTCATATCTGGCTAACAAGACAAATTTTGAAATTGTCTTGTTAGTATTAAAGATAAAATTATATCCCAATACAAAGCAGACAATAGAGAATGGTAATAGTAATACAAACTTGATCATAATTATTTCTCCCCTTTTAGAACTCCAATTCAACCTTTAGGCATTCATTTAATCTAGATACACCTCAATTATTTATCCAAAATAGTATTGTCCCTTTCTGAATCACTTCTTATATCTATTTTAAGCCCTTTCAATTGTAAATATTTCAAAACACTCATAATTCGTCTTGGTCTAAAACAAGAAAATGAATTGGAATAATTAATCCTATCTGATGTAGTTAATAAACCTATTACTGCACCTCTATACCTTACAACTGGGCAATAAACAACACTTCTGATAATCATATAATCTATTCTTCTTTTTCGATTAAATAAACGAAGAGGATAACAGACCTCGATATAATCATCATTTAGAGTAAAGATATTCAGAGTGAAAAGAGAACTTATATATCCCATTATTACAAAGCTAAACAACCATAATAATAGGCTATTAAGAAACAAGCTAATAATAGCCGAAATGATTAAACATATCACTATTGAATCTATAAACGATGAAATATTAGAGAAACGTCTATCGTTTCTATTTACACTTCTTATCATATTATTTATGGTGTTATAATGTCTCTCATTTTCAAATCTTCCGAATCAGCACTCAGTGCCTGGGTCAAGTTTGAGCACAACGGGAACCTGGACTCAAAATTAATACAGTTTCTAAACTGCCAGCTCTGATCCTAAGAAATAATCTTCAAGATTGCTGGCACACACCGAACAGCGGCTTCAGGCCGCTTGTCGGATGGATAGAAATTGAAAAACTGAGCCTGATGTTACATGAAAAACCTCCAGGGTTTTAGAAACCTTGGAGGTTTAGCAACTATCGTAATTTTTCCAGAGTTTGAAACTTTGAAAAGTTATCTTAGCTAATTATCAATTCACGCTTCCCTTAGCTTCTTCTGTCGCTTTGTCTTTCACGCCCTGGCTACGTGCCAGCTGATTGGCATAATAACTGCGGGCTTCATTGATCAACTCCAGCACTTTGACAAATTCCGGGGTATCCAGTGCATTGTCCATCGACACGATGTATTGCGTCGTCTCGTTATAGAGGGAGTATAACTCCTTGCGCAGCAGCTTGGCATTGTATGACACCGTGGCGGCTTCCACTACCAGTCGATTGCCAAACAATGACTTGAATGCCTCATTGGTCTCTTTCACACGGGTCACGTAACGGCCCATGCCCAACAATTCGACTTTCGCCTTGTACGCGTCACTCTCCAACGCTTCAACCATTTTATCCAATCCCAGACTCTCAGCCTCATACTTCTCTTCCGTAATTCCTTTGTAGGTATTCATCAGGATAGAGAGACTGTGTGCTGCCTCCACTTCAGCCGCATCATCCGATTTGGAATGCAGGCTGATGGCCGATATGATAACCGATACTGACTTATCACGGCTACCATCGGCTGCTGCGATTTTAGCTGACTCTTCATTGACTTGCACCTGTAACAGTGCTTTTTCATAAGTTGCCTCACTGGCGTTTAAGCGGGTGAGGTAATCTTTTAACGGCTCGTTGGTAATCAGAGCCGGATCGAGCGTTGCGATATCGCTCAGGTGCCGTCTGATAAGCTGCCCGGCATCGAGGTTAGGCAGACCCGCCAAGCGGAGTGGTTCTAGTTGATACTTCATAAAGAAAAGTTTTAATGTGGTAAAATACGTGGCTCAATTTGGGAATTTTATTTGAAACATTAAACACACAAAGGGGAATAATTTAACCACAAATTAAACATTTAGAATCACTCCAAACAACAATCAACCTCAATATAACAGTACATAAGACCCCATTTACAGACTTAAACGACAGTGCGGGAATCCTTGCATAATGCCTCCACAAAGAGATTCCTGCTTTTTAGCAAGAGAATGCTTCATTGGATGTACTCTCTGTCTCAACCAGACTCTTTCGCACGTTTTTTCGTAATGAAAAATCAGGAATAATTGCCGGAAACTCAGTTTCCAATCAGGACTGAGGTCAGTTTGACCTGGAAACTCAGTTTCCAACAAGAACCAGGCTCAGTTCTACCTGGAAACTGAGTTTCTAACGAGAACGGAGCTCGGTTCTGCCCGGAAACTCAGTTTCTGATAAGAACCGAGGTCAGTTCTGCCTGGAAACTGAGTTTCTGACAAGAACCGACCTCGGTTGGGGCTGGAAACTGAGTTTCCAGGGGGTGGTGAGGGGGAGCTGGAAACTGAGTTTCCGGGGAGAATAGCGTAATCCTTTCTGAGGGTTGGAACTTTGGAATCAAGGACAAATATTTAATTCCTATAATACTCACAAATAAGTCAATGTTAAGACTCTATTTTATCATGCAACTCTTTTTGGAACTTTTCAAACAAATAGTAACCTATTCCTTTTTTCTCCAAGGACTTACTTTTACGATCAATCTTATTTTTAAGTATAGTAAGGAAATCTCTTTCTGCCAGAATTAGTTCTGGTGGAACTTCATAGTAACGGCTAAGTAAAAATAGACGAATCTCATATCGCATATGATTGTCAGCATTAAGAAATAATCTATAAAACTTATCTGGGCTGAAATATGACAAAATCGGCTTATACAGAATTCTCACTCCAGAAAGTAATATTTGATTGTTAAACAGTTCTTGCTTGAATGCATAAAAATCCGTATAACACAACTCTTCCAATCGTTTGGCCTCAAGTTTTAATTGTTTTTCTTCAAGCCTTTGATTAATTTCTAAAGCAACAGCCCTTATTCGATGCAGTCTTTCTTTATTTTGCGCTTGATCATCAATACTTAAGAATACATTCAAATTTGGCACATATTCATTTTTATATCTCTTTACTCCATTAATTACACGTTTCTCTAGTCTATCTAAATTATATCCTATTGGATTACCAAAAGTAGAAGCGAAATAAAAAACAGTAAGATAATCTTTTATATTATACGCACCTAAATCAACATATTTCATTAACTCGATGACTAAATTCTTATAATCGGCATCTGATATTGAGAAAACCGAAGGGTAACTCAGCATATTAAAGAGCTCATATTGAGGTAATATTTTATCGTCTAAAATATTGTATTTCTCTTCCAATTCTTTTCTCAGTTTATTAAAAGAGAAAATTTCACCTCCTGTCAGAAAACTATAAACAGAATCATAGAAATGATAATCTAAATCGGAATAAAATCTTTGGATAAACATCTCACAATATGTTTTCTCCTTTTCAACTTCTTCGACTTGTTCATTTTGTATTCCATTATACATTATCCTGCCCAAAACCATATGAATTCCATCTGAATCCAAATCATTTCGTCTTTGATAAGTTATTTTTCCTTCTTTGTATTCAATAGAAATTACAATAGTAAATTTGAGCAAAGCCTCCATTATCTCCTTCTCTTTTGATCTAAGAATGTGCTGCTTATCAATATTGATTTCAAATTTAGAGAATATACTTTGAAAATACGAGAGCGCAAAAATGAGTGTTCTCAGATTGGTAGAATACGGAGAAAAGACTTTAAGAATATAGTCTTTATGGGTTTCCAGAAAAGATTTATATTTTGGAGATCCTTCAAACTTAGCAGAAATAATACTGTCATAGATTGCATTCAAATCCTGAACAAACTCAATACAATTACCTATAACTTTTTCTTTTAGAACATGGTATCTCTCGTGATCAATTTTACCTTCATTTGCTATAATCAGTATCTTCACATTCTCATTCTCTACTAATGAGTTCACAAAACCGATAAACTCTTCAAGTTTTAACGACTCACTAATTCGCTCAAGATCATCAAAACAAATTACCAGCTCATCAAAACTTATCCATTCCTCTTTTTTTATTTCAATATCAGAAGCTATTTCATAACATCCATCTAATTGCTTCAACTTTGAAATCCCCTTAATCAATGATTTAAAAATACTTGCACCTAGCTTTACAGCTTTATTCTTTAGCAAAGGATAAATTGAAAGAAATATTTCTGACTGTATCTGTTCTACCGATTTTAAGCCAAACAAAGAAATATGAATGGGCTTATATTTCTTTGTTTGGTTACAATAAACAGATGTATCTGATATTTGACAATGAAGTGTGTTTTTAAAATAGAATGTCTTTCCTGTTCCCCATTCACCTGTAATCATCAATGCGTGATTGGTGTCAGAGCTGAGATAAAACTTAAGGATATCATCTAGTTGCTGCATAATAGTTGATTTGGATTAAATCTTGAATACGTGGTTATACTCTCCAAATTTACGATTATTGTTATCAAAAATCAATACTTCCGGAATCCACACAATCCGAAAAATAAAAAGCCACATCTACCTAACACATTCTACCGCACACAACCATAACAACGGTTTTGAGAATCGATTCCAATAACTAGAAACCTTTTACTACATTCCGTGCTCATTCATAAAAAGCAAAAGAGCCGCAACTCACGCTGCGGCTCTCACCATCAAAAAACAATAGAACACCACCAAAACGGCTCTATTATTCCGTCCACACTTGTAGCCTATAGATAAGTTTGAGTCAATCTATATTCAAACAAGCAATGAGAATCTTCATTTTGAAAGAATAATTACTTTTTCATGACCGATGATATATATGCCATTATTAAGGCTTTTCAAAGCTTCTGCTTTTGTATACTTTCTCGAACCTATCATCTGACCATAGACATTGTACACAGTCTGGGGAGTATCTTCAAGGCCATTCACATTTACCGAATTTACGCCATTGATAATACCTGCTCCCGCCAGAAATTTAGCTGTTGCATCCTTAAGCGTCTGTATGGCTGTGGCACATTCTGTTATCGTAGTGTAGATCTGCTGTAAAGCCGTTTGAAGATTGTTATACAAATCACCGCTTGTAACGGTCGGATAACGATTCATCGCCGCCTGTGCGCTGTCCCTGGCCATGCCCCAATAAAAGCTTTCTACACTCTCCACACTCTGGTCGGTCAGGATACGGACATTGTCTAAAAATAATTTGGGACCGGCTCCCGACCCCCCACTTGAACAGCTCGCACCTACACTTACCTCACACTGAGTAGGTGTTGCAAAATAGGCGCTGGCAGAAGAGGTTATCCATGCAGATGCCGCGATAGTGGTCGTTGGGTCATAATAGGTCGCAGAGCCGTTACGAAAGCCGTTTAAATTAGCAAGAAGGGTAGTTGCACTGGTGTTGCCGTTATACGCATCGTAATTCATTTTGTAATTACCGGCAGGCAATAGCACTTTCTGGGTAAATTGCACTGCATTACCGGAACCCCATCCGGATGATGCACCTAAGCAGGCTCCGGCACTGCTGCCGCTTTTATCTGTCTTTGGAACTGCTATACTATTGAAAGTTGCCGATGATCCCAAAGCGTAGGTTGCTGTAAATGTTGAATTGGATGAAACGATACTGCGGTTGGTCCAGTCGGTCACATTGTAGGCATACGCGCTGGTCCAGCCCGCTCCGGTCCACATGTTTACCGCACTTGTATTTAATGTTCCCGCCACGTTGTAGGTTACCGGTGATGCATCGAAGCTGGCATTTTTCAGCGCAAGAACGGTGATGTCATTGCTGGGAGTCTG encodes the following:
- a CDS encoding family 43 glycosylhydrolase; translated protein: MSSFAGELLPALQPKDFVAYLFVYFTGNAKADESIHFAVSSNGYNYYALNNNQPVLNSAAISETGGVRDPHILRGEDGTFYMVATDMVCAKGWDSNRAMVLLKSDNLVNWKSTVINIQKKYAGQENLKRVWAPQTIYDANAKKYLIYWSMQYSGGPDVIYYAYANKDFTDLEGEPKPLFVPADKKSCIDGDIVYKDSTFYLFYKTEGHGNGIKRATTKDLTSGKWEEYDKYLQQTPEAVEGAGTFKLNNTNDYVLMYDMYMKGKYQFTRSSDLTNFTVIDQDVTMDFHPRHGTVMPITRQELNALIAKWGRPANFTFTQNNPVLTGYFADPEVLYAKKTGKYYIYPTSDGFDGWSGTYFKTFSSSDLKNWKDEGVILDLKKDVSWANRNAWAPCIIEMGKGKKYRYYYYFTAAQKIGVAVADNPTGPFKDSGKPIVAERPAGVRGGQEIDPDVFQDPVSKKCYLYWGNGYMAVAELNKDMVSIKKETIKTIKVDRTFREGTYVFYRKGTYYFLWSDDDTRSPNYKVRYGMSKSPLGPLDIPANNIVIAKAPEKGIYGTGHNSVLQIPGKDEWYIVYHRFPYPDGIKMGDPAGFHREVCLDKMEFNEDGTIKQVTPTF
- a CDS encoding hybrid sensor histidine kinase/response regulator transcription factor; translated protein: MIRYRLSFLILLLVVFFQNLFSEPSRLHFENFPYSDKLPSNSVIRIFNDKEGYMWFGTKDGLCRFDGYDVKVFRSSAFTPGKLTNNEIQCIAEDNNNRIWVGTLEGINIIDKKSYSITTLDNPYLKKERINNLVIDSKGYIWVATSNNGVLCFEPNSEHYIRYSTDANSPLKLKYNSVSQIFEDRASRIWLSTWKGGACWIDKSRKKISFAPQIGASNNPFRIMQDKSGLYWVCTWGDGIFNMTVDAANRITVRPLPVSAQSSKKVDDIVYSIVQDDKYGYIWAITFNGLILISKDNANSYVVSDADKFFTSSSNKLFHEIIKDRKGNLWLGSVGDGLFKLDFNKLVINNYPLSEFISSYNFAPYITRFCELPSGEIYIVANRIGLFQFDLKSGNIKRPANTVAKNMRSISALKYISKNNEIWMANEGDNYIQTFRKSSSGDLDYVKTLPLDKTHSSENSISTLYEDSRGNVWIGSNRGLFIQSGNADIRKMSPGLEFVNTICEDKEKNIWVGTEKEGVYIFHPQNQGGKITYTSSRLNLTIDNYQSLSVQSICCTKNGDIYIGTKEGCIYFYNAKEHTATDISGLYGITEEGIMDILEDDFGMLWITSVKKIIKYNPQTHTATYFSNSDGMLISSFYKDSHLKLKSGQILYGGNNGICAFNPASHINPSHSSKQQVALTDILIQNKSIFDDTDFQHFNARKNRVVLKSDESNLSIEFSALDIASAGKIQYAYMLSGVDKDWTYVGNNRRFVNYANLPTGTYTFLVKACDENGIWSDKVTSLEIKILPPAYKTWWAYLIYLALLGAAAYFMSRMVVNRIRLRNELKISNIEKLKSEELAQIKLRYFTNISHELLTPLTIIMLIIEGLQKRYKSDSAQFDIMKANANRLKRLIQQILIFRKTESGNMKLKIQESDVIAFVNSICQSNFQPLTVEKNIKFSIISDEQSYMAYFDPDKLDKILYNLLSNAFKYTPNGGEIAVKMSFIPRMEDVILRLSVSDNGAGIAEEDIPHIFKRFYISSASDQSQSHGIGLALTYDLIQLHKGNIEVKSQLGEGAVFTFEIPVSRESYSDDEIYVEEEPQETIPAVPELTGHDDVILTPEQQETQENQTILVVEDNRELNTLIVENFRPKYNVLSAENGVQALELLKENEVDLIISDIMMPEMDGLSFCKLVKNDISTSHINMLMLTAKNSIEDRIECYNAGADAYISKPFELRVLDARAENLISRRRQKNVSFQSNQDINITEMEYGSIDETFLQQAVKAVEDKLADIAFDFDQFAIDMGTSKSTLHRKLKSLTGLSPGEFIRNIRLKHAAKMLVNHVGNISDIAYAVGFNDPKYFSRCFKTEFGLTPKEYIDSHKA
- a CDS encoding DUF6261 family protein; protein product: MKYQLEPLRLAGLPNLDAGQLIRRHLSDIATLDPALITNEPLKDYLTRLNASEATYEKALLQVQVNEESAKIAAADGSRDKSVSVIISAISLHSKSDDAAEVEAAHSLSILMNTYKGITEEKYEAESLGLDKMVEALESDAYKAKVELLGMGRYVTRVKETNEAFKSLFGNRLVVEAATVSYNAKLLRKELYSLYNETTQYIVSMDNALDTPEFVKVLELINEARSYYANQLARSQGVKDKATEEAKGSVN
- a CDS encoding P-loop NTPase fold protein; amino-acid sequence: MQQLDDILKFYLSSDTNHALMITGEWGTGKTFYFKNTLHCQISDTSVYCNQTKKYKPIHISLFGLKSVEQIQSEIFLSIYPLLKNKAVKLGASIFKSLIKGISKLKQLDGCYEIASDIEIKKEEWISFDELVICFDDLERISESLKLEEFIGFVNSLVENENVKILIIANEGKIDHERYHVLKEKVIGNCIEFVQDLNAIYDSIISAKFEGSPKYKSFLETHKDYILKVFSPYSTNLRTLIFALSYFQSIFSKFEINIDKQHILRSKEKEIMEALLKFTIVISIEYKEGKITYQRRNDLDSDGIHMVLGRIMYNGIQNEQVEEVEKEKTYCEMFIQRFYSDLDYHFYDSVYSFLTGGEIFSFNKLRKELEEKYNILDDKILPQYELFNMLSYPSVFSISDADYKNLVIELMKYVDLGAYNIKDYLTVFYFASTFGNPIGYNLDRLEKRVINGVKRYKNEYVPNLNVFLSIDDQAQNKERLHRIRAVALEINQRLEEKQLKLEAKRLEELCYTDFYAFKQELFNNQILLSGVRILYKPILSYFSPDKFYRLFLNADNHMRYEIRLFLLSRYYEVPPELILAERDFLTILKNKIDRKSKSLEKKGIGYYLFEKFQKELHDKIES